The genomic interval GCATGCTACTGCTGATGACAATTCCCTCAACGGCCAGTTTGCGTACGAACGCTTTGCAAATGTCCATCGCCATCCGATGCAATCCGTTGAGTCGATCATCTTCTGAAATGATTTGATGTTTGTGATCATAGGCGTCGGCGATATCGACTTGGCAAATTCGGTTCAGGTTGCAGTTGCGATACATTTCCGACAGCGTGCCGATCTCAAGTCCCCAATCGCTTGGGAACCTTAACGAGGTCACAACCTCTTTGCGCATCGAAAATTCACCGGACAGTGCGTAGCGAAAGCTGCCCATGTAGTCGAGATACTCGACGCGCCCGAGAACCGTTTTGAGAGCACGGATCAGGGGGATGACCAAGAGTCGGAACACTCGACCGTTAAGTTTTCCGTGTGCCGCTCGGTAGTAGTAGCCCTTGCAGAACTGATAGTGAAACGAAGGATGTGCCAGCGGGTAAAGTAGTCTGGCCGGCATCGATCGGTCGTACGTCAAGATGTCACAGTCGTGCAGTGCGATGGCTCTGGATTTACCCGAAGCGAGGAAATAGCCGAGGCAGTACCAGACATTGCGACCTTTGCCGGGTTCGGTTGGGGCGATTCCCTCGGCATGCAACGCCGCGTCGACATGCCGTAGTCGGGTTCCGTCGTTCCAGAGCACGACGTGATTTTGCGGCAGGCGATCAAAGAACCTTTTGGCGGCTTCGAATTGATGCTCATTGGCACGATCCAATCCGATGATGATCTCGCTCAGGTAAGGAATCTTAGCCAGCTCGTCGACGATCGGCCCCATCGCCGGACCTTCCAGCTCCGAGTAAAGACAGGGCAGCAACAAAGACATGGGAGTCTCAGCGGAATACTGAACCAACTCCGATTCAAGCTCGTCGG from Stieleria varia carries:
- a CDS encoding glycosyl transferase, coding for MADFAQNGIIGTLHNLRNRSTDELESELVQYSAETPMSLLLPCLYSELEGPAMGPIVDELAKIPYLSEIIIGLDRANEHQFEAAKRFFDRLPQNHVVLWNDGTRLRHVDAALHAEGIAPTEPGKGRNVWYCLGYFLASGKSRAIALHDCDILTYDRSMPARLLYPLAHPSFHYQFCKGYYYRAAHGKLNGRVFRLLVIPLIRALKTVLGRVEYLDYMGSFRYALSGEFSMRKEVVTSLRFPSDWGLEIGTLSEMYRNCNLNRICQVDIADAYDHKHQIISEDDRLNGLHRMAMDICKAFVRKLAVEGIVISSSMLRSLKACYYRTALDVVDHYHNDAVMSGLNLDRHQEEATVELFSRVIVAAGDAFLNHPDESPFIHNWSRVTSAIPQVYDMLLGAVEADNR